Proteins encoded by one window of Brevibacterium atlanticum:
- a CDS encoding sodium:solute symporter encodes MDSLVVIIYLAAMVGFGIWGRFKAKNQDDFLVAGRRLGGLLYTGTMSAVVLGGASTIGGVGLGYTAGLSGMWLVLSIGLGIIALSLLFAPRIQKLEIYTVSQMLELRYGKGSRFISGAIMTAYGLMISTTSTVAYATVFHALFDLNKFWSVLIGGGIVILYSMLGGMWSITLTDFVQFLIQTVGIFLIMLPIVLSKSGGLGDLFASLPASQTSPVGIGWQAVLGYILIYTLGLLIGQDIWQRVFTARSPGVARWGGFSAGVYCLLYAAAGALIGMAATKIVPGIEVPDDVFVAVVDASMSPVLAGLVLAAALAAMMSTASGSLMAASTVCRQDIVEPILARTDMTSVDGSGAGNAASVGTDPADGVGSVDGSGGATSASASGAKSTLVKSLVRETGDEIRDSRIYLIGLGIVTLVLAMIMPSVVEALTVAYNLLVAGLFIPILGGLVFKRGTIVGVMAGMILGAVTTVVVMIVSGIYAESAIYLGLIASLLGYLIGSFVSKPTSPEIIAAWKERLNR; translated from the coding sequence GTGGACTCACTGGTAGTCATCATCTATCTCGCCGCCATGGTGGGATTCGGAATCTGGGGAAGGTTCAAGGCGAAGAACCAGGACGACTTCCTCGTCGCCGGTCGCCGCCTCGGCGGGCTGCTCTACACGGGGACGATGTCGGCCGTCGTGCTCGGCGGGGCGTCGACGATCGGCGGGGTCGGCCTCGGCTACACCGCGGGGCTGTCGGGCATGTGGCTCGTCCTGTCGATCGGCCTCGGCATCATCGCGCTGTCCCTGCTATTCGCCCCGCGGATTCAGAAGCTCGAGATCTACACGGTCTCGCAGATGCTCGAACTCCGCTACGGGAAGGGCTCGCGGTTCATCTCCGGCGCGATCATGACCGCCTACGGGTTGATGATCTCGACGACGTCGACGGTGGCCTACGCGACGGTGTTCCACGCCCTGTTCGACCTCAACAAGTTCTGGTCGGTGCTCATCGGCGGCGGCATCGTCATCCTCTACTCGATGCTCGGCGGGATGTGGTCGATCACGCTCACCGACTTCGTCCAGTTCCTCATCCAGACCGTCGGCATCTTCCTCATCATGCTCCCGATCGTGCTGAGCAAGTCCGGCGGACTGGGCGATCTGTTCGCCTCGCTCCCGGCATCGCAGACCTCACCGGTGGGCATCGGGTGGCAGGCCGTGCTCGGCTACATCCTAATCTACACCCTCGGCCTGCTCATCGGGCAGGACATCTGGCAGCGCGTGTTCACCGCCCGCTCCCCCGGGGTGGCTCGGTGGGGCGGATTCTCCGCCGGAGTGTACTGCCTGCTCTATGCGGCGGCGGGTGCGCTCATCGGCATGGCCGCAACGAAGATCGTGCCGGGCATCGAGGTTCCCGATGATGTGTTCGTCGCCGTCGTCGACGCCTCGATGTCGCCGGTGCTCGCCGGTCTCGTCCTCGCCGCGGCTCTGGCCGCAATGATGTCGACGGCCTCGGGCTCACTCATGGCGGCCTCGACCGTGTGCCGGCAGGACATCGTCGAACCGATCCTCGCCCGCACGGATATGACGTCGGTCGACGGATCGGGCGCGGGCAACGCCGCAAGCGTCGGGACGGACCCGGCCGACGGTGTGGGATCGGTCGACGGATCGGGTGGGGCCACCTCGGCGAGCGCATCCGGGGCGAAATCGACGCTGGTGAAGTCCCTCGTCCGCGAGACCGGGGACGAGATCCGCGACTCGCGCATCTACCTCATCGGTCTCGGCATCGTCACGCTGGTGCTGGCGATGATCATGCCCAGCGTCGTCGAGGCGCTCACGGTCGCGTACAACCTCCTCGTCGCCGGACTCTTCATCCCGATCCTCGGCGGACTTGTGTTCAAGCGCGGCACCATCGTCGGCGTCATGGCCGGCATGATCCTCGGTGCCGTGACCACCGTGGTCGTCATGATCGTCTCAGGCATCTATGCCGAGTCGGCCATCTACCTCGGCCTCATCGCCTCGCTGCTGGGCTACCTCATCGGATCCTTCGTCTCGAAGCCGACGTCACCGGAGATCATCGCGGCCTGGAAAGAACGCCTGAACCGCTGA
- a CDS encoding thiamine pyrophosphate-binding protein, with translation MAHASAHVAHTLATHVDDVFGLMGNGNAYFLDALLRTTSARYTAVRHEAGAVVAADAHFRTSGRIAAATTTYGAGFTNTLTALAEAAQARVPLVLIVGDEPTSGPRPWDVDQIAMASAVGVRTYTVGRVDAAAATVTAVEHALTYRVPVVLAIPYDVATLDIGEIPAVPGPGRPAPLAPDSESAQAALDRLADELAEAERPFLLAGRGAWLAGAGPVLGELAAATGALTATTALGRNLFPDSEFDLGVAGGFGAPAAMERIREADVAVVIGASLNQFTMRFGELFHPTTSVWQIDTDDRATHSRVGGFVRADAQLAAAELVERLRPAEGAVATDGVSVRTPWRESVDTAADRAYDVGGELADDGRLDPRAAADRLGELLPSDRVVVSDGGHFIAWANMFWEPAAPERLAMVGTAFQSIGLGWHSVAGAARANPESTVVLATGDGGGAMALSDLDTAIRVAGGRGMAVVFNDAAYGAEINLYGLKGLETSPMLIDEIDFAALATAAGGRGVAVHRLADLEVVEEWKATAVEARPFLLLDLRISGSVIAPYQEEVIRVNS, from the coding sequence ATGGCACATGCTTCCGCGCACGTCGCGCACACACTCGCAACTCACGTCGACGATGTCTTCGGCCTCATGGGCAACGGCAACGCCTACTTCCTCGACGCCCTGCTGAGGACCACCTCGGCGCGCTACACCGCCGTCCGCCACGAAGCCGGAGCGGTCGTCGCCGCCGACGCCCACTTCCGCACGTCCGGGCGGATCGCGGCGGCCACCACGACCTACGGTGCCGGGTTCACGAATACGCTCACCGCCCTCGCCGAGGCGGCCCAGGCCAGGGTTCCCCTCGTCCTCATCGTCGGCGACGAACCCACCTCCGGACCCCGACCATGGGACGTCGATCAGATCGCCATGGCCTCGGCCGTGGGTGTGCGCACGTACACGGTCGGCCGGGTCGACGCTGCCGCGGCGACGGTCACCGCCGTCGAACATGCGCTGACCTACCGGGTGCCCGTGGTGCTGGCGATCCCCTACGACGTCGCCACCCTCGACATCGGTGAGATCCCGGCCGTGCCCGGTCCGGGTCGACCTGCTCCCCTGGCACCGGATTCGGAATCCGCGCAGGCGGCCCTCGATCGACTTGCGGATGAGCTCGCCGAGGCGGAGCGACCGTTCCTGCTCGCCGGTCGCGGTGCGTGGCTGGCCGGGGCAGGTCCCGTGCTCGGCGAACTCGCGGCGGCCACGGGTGCCCTGACAGCGACCACAGCGCTCGGGCGCAACCTGTTCCCCGACTCCGAATTCGACCTCGGCGTGGCCGGTGGATTCGGGGCACCGGCTGCGATGGAGCGCATCCGGGAGGCCGACGTCGCCGTCGTCATCGGGGCCTCACTCAACCAGTTCACGATGCGCTTCGGCGAGCTCTTCCATCCCACGACTTCGGTGTGGCAGATCGACACCGATGATCGGGCCACGCACTCCAGAGTGGGAGGGTTCGTCCGCGCCGATGCGCAGCTGGCCGCTGCTGAGCTCGTCGAGCGGCTGCGTCCGGCCGAGGGTGCTGTTGCCACCGACGGTGTCTCCGTTCGCACCCCGTGGCGTGAGAGCGTCGATACCGCAGCGGACCGTGCTTACGATGTCGGCGGTGAGCTCGCCGACGACGGCAGGCTCGATCCGCGAGCGGCGGCCGACCGCCTCGGCGAGCTTCTGCCCTCCGACCGCGTCGTCGTCTCCGACGGCGGGCATTTCATCGCGTGGGCGAACATGTTCTGGGAGCCGGCGGCACCCGAACGACTCGCGATGGTCGGCACCGCGTTCCAGTCGATCGGGCTGGGCTGGCACAGCGTGGCCGGTGCCGCCCGGGCCAACCCCGAGTCGACCGTCGTGCTCGCCACCGGCGACGGCGGTGGAGCGATGGCCCTGTCCGACCTCGACACCGCGATCCGCGTGGCCGGCGGTCGCGGAATGGCGGTGGTCTTCAACGATGCCGCGTACGGCGCCGAGATCAACCTCTACGGACTCAAGGGACTCGAGACCTCACCGATGCTCATCGACGAGATCGACTTCGCTGCCCTGGCAACGGCGGCCGGTGGTCGCGGGGTCGCGGTCCATCGGCTCGCCGATCTCGAAGTCGTCGAAGAGTGGAAGGCGACTGCTGTCGAGGCGCGGCCGTTCCTGCTTCTCGACCTGCGGATCTCAGGCTCAGTCATTGCGCCGTATCAGGAAGAGGTCATCCGCGTGAACTCGTGA
- a CDS encoding DUF418 domain-containing protein, which produces MTTTETAPLAPTGRRSRIVALDVVRGFALCGILLVNLPPMFDLGVDGQAMSFYRFYEDAVQNRFFPIFSFLFGIGFGLMWLSASERSPRPRLALLRRFAFLAVIGGLHQLLQPGEALLPYAIAGIVVLLPSTWISQRWLNMITGILGAILLITAIFSGGGMVIIPGLFLLGFATGGSGLIRRALDHPGLLAFLGSLTAAISVAGFLVTDYETRQINQWINAGLGIAMAFTYVVILVLLLRTPAEAVLRPVLSPLGRMALSNYVGATLLIVAVRAVVPDLSRFDSHGGYLAGLIISIGILTVQVIVSTLWLRFFGQGPLEKLWRFVTWGRSDRTARTVA; this is translated from the coding sequence ATGACAACGACAGAGACAGCACCCCTCGCCCCGACCGGCCGTCGCTCCCGGATCGTCGCCCTCGACGTCGTCCGCGGCTTCGCCCTCTGCGGGATCCTCCTGGTCAACCTGCCTCCGATGTTCGATCTCGGCGTCGACGGGCAGGCGATGAGCTTCTACCGGTTCTACGAGGACGCCGTTCAGAACCGCTTCTTCCCGATCTTCTCCTTCCTCTTCGGCATCGGCTTCGGCCTGATGTGGCTGAGCGCATCCGAGCGCAGCCCTCGTCCCCGCCTGGCATTGCTGCGCCGCTTCGCGTTCCTCGCGGTCATCGGCGGCCTTCACCAGCTCCTCCAGCCCGGCGAGGCGCTCCTGCCCTACGCGATCGCGGGCATCGTCGTCCTCCTGCCCTCGACCTGGATTTCCCAGCGCTGGCTGAACATGATCACCGGCATCCTCGGCGCAATCCTGCTGATCACGGCGATCTTCAGCGGAGGCGGCATGGTGATCATCCCGGGGCTCTTCCTCCTCGGCTTCGCCACCGGCGGCAGCGGACTCATCCGCCGCGCCCTCGACCACCCCGGGCTCCTGGCATTCCTCGGCTCACTCACCGCGGCGATCAGCGTGGCAGGATTCCTCGTCACCGACTACGAGACGCGCCAGATCAACCAGTGGATCAACGCGGGCCTGGGCATTGCGATGGCCTTCACCTACGTCGTCATCCTCGTCCTGCTCCTGCGCACCCCCGCCGAGGCGGTCCTGCGTCCCGTGCTCTCCCCGCTGGGTCGAATGGCGCTGAGCAACTACGTCGGAGCGACGCTCCTCATCGTCGCCGTCCGAGCGGTGGTCCCGGACCTCAGCCGGTTCGATTCTCACGGCGGCTACCTCGCCGGTCTGATCATTTCGATCGGGATCCTCACCGTCCAGGTCATCGTATCCACGCTGTGGCTGCGGTTCTTCGGACAGGGACCGTTGGAGAAGCTGTGGCGTTTCGTCACTTGGGGCCGCTCCGACCGTACCGCGAGGACTGTCGCCTGA
- a CDS encoding response regulator: protein MITVAVVDDQEMVRMGFSLILDAEDGISVIGRAADGVEAIELARRDKPDVILLDIRMPRLDGLAALPRLTEHSKVIMVTTFDDDDYVDAALAGGASGFLLKDAGADLLIAGVRAAANGDALISPSLTLDLLSRRAETQGTDTHAVDRLSGRELEVAKLVAVGRTNQEICETLFISLGTVKTHLGSIQARLEARNRVEIAAAMWESGVMDRPNG from the coding sequence ATGATCACAGTCGCCGTCGTCGATGACCAGGAGATGGTGCGGATGGGGTTCTCCCTCATCCTCGACGCCGAGGACGGGATCTCCGTGATCGGACGGGCCGCCGACGGCGTCGAGGCGATCGAACTCGCGCGGCGGGACAAACCGGATGTCATCCTCCTCGACATCCGCATGCCCCGCCTCGACGGACTCGCCGCACTGCCGCGCCTGACCGAGCATTCGAAGGTCATCATGGTCACGACCTTCGACGACGATGACTACGTCGATGCGGCGCTGGCAGGCGGTGCGAGCGGCTTCCTGCTCAAAGACGCCGGCGCCGACCTCCTCATTGCCGGGGTCAGGGCGGCAGCCAACGGCGACGCCCTCATCTCACCCTCGCTCACCCTCGACCTGCTCAGCCGCCGGGCCGAGACACAGGGCACGGACACCCACGCGGTGGACCGGCTGAGCGGGAGAGAACTCGAGGTCGCGAAGCTCGTCGCCGTCGGCCGGACCAACCAGGAGATCTGCGAGACCCTCTTCATCTCGCTCGGCACCGTGAAGACTCACCTCGGCAGCATCCAGGCCCGCCTCGAAGCCCGCAACCGCGTCGAGATCGCCGCAGCGATGTGGGAATCCGGCGTGATGGATCGGCCGAACGGCTGA
- a CDS encoding sensor histidine kinase — protein MRRIFAWLWLVPVPLTLALDALTGIHWLLTAAGVLAAGIGVPVLIRVQRVPDRARELLFGALGQILALGIVASVPTMSTTAMWLSLVTIAMLTRFATTWLGILGIVVLAAANIGSPLLMPDGVTFGLAAMTVIVVAVAIGVTLRSADRSLIERQATATEAERRRIATELHDLIAHEVTGIVVLAQAAGRSDNAALTSTALQRIEESGTRALTEIRRLVSENRTEGGARTPVAAGPQALRDRVTSYGDHATIDIAESIDTSATPKTLGHDGMGTASAPAIDEHVWPVLDRVLVETLTNVRRHAGPDAEVKVRLHRDDCAPETLLMSVTNAPGTRGVGAGSGTGLSSLRARVSHLGGSIEAGPDPDGGWSVRTRLPATAPSPAPASERSEEPR, from the coding sequence ATGAGACGAATCTTCGCGTGGCTGTGGCTGGTCCCCGTACCGCTGACCCTGGCACTCGACGCCCTGACCGGCATCCACTGGCTGCTCACCGCGGCCGGTGTCCTCGCCGCCGGCATCGGCGTGCCCGTCCTCATCCGCGTCCAACGCGTGCCCGACCGAGCCCGCGAACTCCTCTTCGGCGCCCTCGGTCAGATCCTCGCCCTCGGCATCGTCGCATCCGTGCCGACCATGAGCACGACGGCAATGTGGCTGAGTCTCGTGACCATCGCGATGCTCACGAGGTTCGCGACCACGTGGCTCGGGATCCTCGGCATCGTCGTCCTCGCCGCCGCGAACATCGGCTCTCCGCTGCTCATGCCCGACGGAGTGACCTTCGGTCTCGCGGCAATGACCGTCATCGTCGTCGCCGTCGCGATCGGAGTGACGCTGCGCTCGGCCGATCGGTCCCTGATCGAACGGCAGGCCACCGCCACCGAGGCGGAGCGACGTCGCATCGCCACCGAACTCCACGACCTCATCGCCCACGAGGTGACCGGAATCGTCGTCCTCGCCCAAGCCGCCGGCCGCAGTGACAATGCGGCGCTGACCTCGACCGCCCTGCAGAGGATCGAGGAGTCCGGGACCCGTGCGCTCACCGAGATCCGCCGCCTGGTCTCCGAGAACCGGACCGAAGGCGGGGCACGAACCCCGGTCGCGGCCGGGCCGCAGGCCCTGCGAGATCGGGTCACTTCCTACGGCGACCACGCAACCATCGACATCGCCGAGAGCATCGACACTTCAGCCACCCCGAAGACCCTGGGGCACGATGGCATGGGAACCGCCTCGGCCCCCGCCATCGACGAGCACGTCTGGCCGGTGCTCGACCGCGTCCTCGTCGAAACACTCACGAACGTCCGCCGCCATGCCGGACCCGACGCCGAGGTGAAAGTCCGCCTCCACCGCGATGACTGTGCCCCGGAGACACTGCTGATGAGCGTGACGAACGCTCCGGGCACCAGGGGAGTCGGAGCCGGAAGCGGCACAGGACTGAGCAGTCTGCGCGCACGGGTGAGCCACCTCGGCGGGAGCATCGAAGCCGGCCCCGACCCCGACGGCGGATGGAGCGTACGCACCCGCCTTCCCGCGACTGCCCCGTCACCAGCACCCGCATCCGAACGATCGGAGGAACCCCGATGA
- a CDS encoding DUF1214 domain-containing protein — protein sequence MMDSPIPVTVDNYARAETARMFTALTRAAGGANRWKHNRTPTEISAQEVIRMNRDTLYSFLVLDVSQGASVTIPDAGDRYISVMVVTEDHYVPTIFHDAGTYELSAVDLGSEFVVVAARILVDPQSEKDVAEVARLQDGLSATSTAGRDYHAPNFDPESLTETTQALTVLARGMTDFTEAFGRNDEVERLSHLAGVAVGWGGLPASEARYINVSPRLPVGEFRLRVTDVPVDGFWSISVYNGAGFFEPNDAEAYSLNNITAHRDDDGGVTVHFGGDTDVPNTLPIVEGWNYLFRLYRPRPEAAAWTPPDLTEV from the coding sequence ATGATGGACAGTCCCATCCCCGTCACGGTGGACAATTACGCCCGTGCCGAAACCGCCCGCATGTTCACCGCGCTGACCCGTGCCGCCGGAGGGGCGAATCGGTGGAAGCACAACCGCACCCCGACCGAGATCTCGGCCCAAGAGGTGATCCGGATGAATCGGGACACCCTCTACAGCTTCCTCGTCCTCGACGTCTCACAAGGGGCGAGTGTGACGATCCCCGATGCCGGAGATCGCTACATCTCCGTCATGGTCGTCACCGAGGACCACTACGTCCCGACGATCTTCCACGATGCCGGGACCTACGAGCTGTCCGCCGTCGATCTGGGCAGCGAATTCGTCGTCGTCGCCGCACGGATCCTCGTCGATCCTCAATCGGAGAAGGACGTCGCCGAGGTGGCCCGACTCCAGGACGGCTTGTCCGCGACATCGACCGCCGGCCGGGACTACCACGCCCCGAACTTCGACCCCGAGAGCCTCACCGAAACCACTCAGGCGCTCACCGTCCTCGCACGAGGCATGACGGACTTCACTGAGGCGTTCGGACGCAACGACGAAGTCGAACGACTCAGCCATCTGGCCGGAGTGGCCGTGGGGTGGGGAGGTCTGCCCGCCAGCGAGGCACGTTACATCAACGTCTCACCCCGGCTTCCGGTCGGCGAATTCCGACTGCGGGTGACCGATGTGCCGGTCGACGGCTTCTGGTCGATCTCCGTCTACAACGGCGCCGGCTTCTTCGAACCCAATGACGCCGAAGCCTACAGCCTCAACAACATCACCGCCCACCGCGACGACGACGGAGGAGTCACCGTGCACTTCGGTGGGGACACCGATGTACCCAACACACTTCCCATCGTCGAGGGCTGGAACTATCTCTTCCGGCTCTACCGACCCCGCCCCGAGGCAGCTGCCTGGACCCCTCCGGATCTGACCGAGGTCTGA